The genomic stretch CACATGTTCGTGGTGTTGCAATGAATCCCGTTGATCATCCACACGGTGGTGGTGAAGGTCGTACATCGGGGGGGCGTCATCCAGTATCTCCTTGGGGTAAACCTACAAAAGGTAAGCGTACGCGCTCCAATAAAGCCACTGATAAGTTTATTATGCGTACGCGTCATCAGCGCAAGAAATAAGAAAGGTAGTCTGAAGTGGTTCGTTCAGTTTGGAAAGGTCCGTTTGTTGACGGCTATCTTCTTGGTAAAGCAGAGAAGGTACGTGCAAGTGGGCGCAATGAAGTTATAAAAATATGGAGTCGTCGCTCTACTATTTTGCCGCAATTTGTTGGTCTGACTTTTGGTGTTTACAACGGCAATAAGCATATTCCTGTTTCTGTTTCTGAAGAGATGGTTGGACATAAGTTTGGTGAGTTCGCTCCTACCCGGACTTATTATGGTCATGGTGCCGATAAAAAAGCGAAGAGGAAGTAGGAATGGGAAAAGCTAAGGTTCCGCGCCAGCTTAAAGATAATGAAGCAAAGGCTGTCACACGAACAATTCGTGTTAGTCCGCAGAAGCTTAATTTAGTTGCTGCAATGATTCGCGGGAAAAGAGTTAATGTGGCGCTCGCTGATTTGACATTTTCGCGTAAACGTATTGCTGCTACTGTGAAAAAAACGCTTGAATCAGCGATTGCAAACGCAGAGAATAACCACGATCTTGATATTGATTCGCTTATTGTCGCAGAGGCTTATGTTGGTAAGTCGATTGTGATGAAACGTTTTCATGTTCGTGGTCGCGGGCGTGCTAGTCGAATTGAGCGTCCATTTTCACATCTTACTATTATTGTTCGTGAAGTTAGCGAAAAAGTGGAGGCCGCATAATGGGTCAGAAGATCAATCCAATAGGACTTCGTCTGGGTGTTAATCGGACCTGGGATTCTCGTTGGTATGCTGATAGTGGTGAATATGGGCGTCTTCTTCATGAAGATTTGAAAATTCGTTCTTATGTGCTTGAAGAACTTAAACAGGCAGCGATTTCTAAGGTTGTGATTGAACGCCCTCATAAAAAGTGTCGTGTTACGATTCATTCTGCACGTCCTGGTTTGATTATCGGTAAAAAGGGTGCTGATATCGAGAAGCTTCGTCGTAAGCTTTCAGAAATGACCAATGCTGAAACTTCATTGAATATTGTGGAGATTCGTAAGCCAGAGATTGATGCGACGATTATTGCGCAATCAATTGCTCAACAGTTAGAGCGTCGCGTTGCTTTTCGTCGTGCTATGAAGCGTGCTGTTCAGTCTGCTATGCGTCTTGGTGCAGAAGGTATTCGTATCAATTGTTCTGGTCGTCTTGGTGGTGCTGAAATTGCGCGTATGGAATGGTATCGTGAAGGTCGTGTTCCACTTCATACCTTGCGTTCTGATGTCGATTACGGTACAGCAGAAGCTAAGACTGCTTACGGTATTTGTGGTATTAAAGTTTGGGTCTTTAAGGGTGAGATTCTTGAACATGATCCGATGGCTTCAGAACGTCGTGCAACGGAAGCTGATCAATCTGGTTCTTCATCGAATCGTCGCCGCGAAAATGCTTAGTTTTTGAGATTAAACTAAAATTTGGAGTAGAGAACAATGTTGCAGCCAAAGCGCACAAAGTTCCGTAAGCAGTTCAAGGGCCGTATTCACGGTGTTGCGAAGGGTGGTACGGATTTGAATTTCGGTGCCTACGGTTTGAAAGCTGTTGAGCCGGAGCGGGTTACTGCTCGTCAAATTGAAGCGGCGCGTCGTGCGATTACACGTTATATGAAACGTTCTGGTCGTGTATGGATTCGTATTTTTCCAGATCTTCCGGTTACATCTAAGCCGACTGAAGTTCGTATGGGTAAAGGTAAGGGAAGTGTTGATTATTGGGCTGCACGTGTTGCTCCTGGGCGCGTCATGTTTGAGCTTGATGGGGTTCCTGAAGATGTTGCACGTGAAGCACTAAGGTTGGGTGCTGCAAAGTTGCCTATAAAAACGCGTTTCATTCAGCGTATTGCGGAATAAAGAGGTTAAGCGATGAGAGCCAGAGAATTACGGGCGCAAACGCTCGACCAAATGAAAGATGAATTGGCTAAATTAAAGAAAGAGCAATTTAATTTGCGCTTTCAAAAAGCAACAGGTCAATTAGAAAAGACTGCACGTGTTAGACAAGTTCGTCGTGATATTGCGCGCATTAAGACTTTTCTTCGTCAAAAATTAAGTGAAAGCAAGGTTTAAGGAAATAAGAGATGCCTAAACGCGTTTTGCAGGGTGTTGTTATTAGCGACAAAAGCGATAAGACTGTCGTTGTCAAAGTTGAGCGTCGTTATTCTCATCCGCTTCTTAAGAAGACTGTTCGGCAGTCTAAAAATTATAAAGCGCATGACGAAAACAACCAATTCAAGATTGGGGATCAAGTTTCTATTCAAGAATCTAGACCAATTTCGAAAGATAAATGTTGGATTGTTGTAAAAGACAATGTAGCGTAATCAGTTAAGTTTATTGTTTTAGAATTTAACAGTGGTTTTTCATTGATACATTTCAAAGCGATGACTTTATGTTTATTTGGCAGGCAAATCTGATTGTGTAATAAAAGATACAAGAAGATATATGTGTTAAGAAAAGGTGGCCAGTCATGATTCAGATGCAAACAAATCTCGACGTTGCTGATAATTCTGGTGCTCGTCGTGTCATGTGCATCAAGGTGTTAGGCGGTTCAAAGCGGAAATATGCTTCCGTCGGTGACATTATTGTTGTTTCGGTTAAGGATGCTATTCCTCGTGGACGTGTTAAAAAGGGTGATGTGATGAAAGCTGTTGTGGTGCGTACTGCTAAGGATATTCGTCGCGCAGATGGTAGCGTCATTCGTTTTGATAGTAATGCTGCAGTTTTAGTCGATAACAAAAAAGAGCCGATTGGTACGCGTATCTTTGGACCTGTTCCCCGTGAATTGCGTGGGAGGAATCATATGAAGATCATCTCGCTTGCTCCTGAAGTGCTATAAGGAGTTAATATTATGCAGAAGATTCGAAAAGGTGATAAGGTTGTTGTTTTATCCGGTAAGGATAAAGGATTTACTGGTGAAGTAATTAAGGTTAGTCCAAAAGAGAATAAGGCTTTTGTTCGTGGGATTAATATGATTAAACGTCATCAACGTCAAACACAGAAGCAAGAAGCTGGAATTATTTCTAAAGAAGCTCCGATTCATCTGTCTAATTTGGCGATTGCTGATCCTAAAGATGGTAAGCCTACACGCGTAGGTTTTCGTATGAATGCA from Bartonella kosoyi encodes the following:
- the rplP gene encoding 50S ribosomal protein L16 — protein: MLQPKRTKFRKQFKGRIHGVAKGGTDLNFGAYGLKAVEPERVTARQIEAARRAITRYMKRSGRVWIRIFPDLPVTSKPTEVRMGKGKGSVDYWAARVAPGRVMFELDGVPEDVAREALRLGAAKLPIKTRFIQRIAE
- the rpmC gene encoding 50S ribosomal protein L29, with amino-acid sequence MRARELRAQTLDQMKDELAKLKKEQFNLRFQKATGQLEKTARVRQVRRDIARIKTFLRQKLSESKV
- the rpsS gene encoding 30S ribosomal protein S19 yields the protein MVRSVWKGPFVDGYLLGKAEKVRASGRNEVIKIWSRRSTILPQFVGLTFGVYNGNKHIPVSVSEEMVGHKFGEFAPTRTYYGHGADKKAKRK
- the rplX gene encoding 50S ribosomal protein L24, translated to MQKIRKGDKVVVLSGKDKGFTGEVIKVSPKENKAFVRGINMIKRHQRQTQKQEAGIISKEAPIHLSNLAIADPKDGKPTRVGFRMNADGNKVRFAKRSGELING
- the rpsQ gene encoding 30S ribosomal protein S17, translating into MPKRVLQGVVISDKSDKTVVVKVERRYSHPLLKKTVRQSKNYKAHDENNQFKIGDQVSIQESRPISKDKCWIVVKDNVA
- the rpsC gene encoding 30S ribosomal protein S3 produces the protein MGQKINPIGLRLGVNRTWDSRWYADSGEYGRLLHEDLKIRSYVLEELKQAAISKVVIERPHKKCRVTIHSARPGLIIGKKGADIEKLRRKLSEMTNAETSLNIVEIRKPEIDATIIAQSIAQQLERRVAFRRAMKRAVQSAMRLGAEGIRINCSGRLGGAEIARMEWYREGRVPLHTLRSDVDYGTAEAKTAYGICGIKVWVFKGEILEHDPMASERRATEADQSGSSSNRRRENA
- the rplV gene encoding 50S ribosomal protein L22 codes for the protein MGKAKVPRQLKDNEAKAVTRTIRVSPQKLNLVAAMIRGKRVNVALADLTFSRKRIAATVKKTLESAIANAENNHDLDIDSLIVAEAYVGKSIVMKRFHVRGRGRASRIERPFSHLTIIVREVSEKVEAA
- the rplN gene encoding 50S ribosomal protein L14 is translated as MIQMQTNLDVADNSGARRVMCIKVLGGSKRKYASVGDIIVVSVKDAIPRGRVKKGDVMKAVVVRTAKDIRRADGSVIRFDSNAAVLVDNKKEPIGTRIFGPVPRELRGRNHMKIISLAPEVL